Genomic window (Bacillus pumilus):
AAAGGAAGTTAAACTCATGGGAAATGAAGTGCGTGTTCGTTATGCACCGAGTCCAACTGGTCATTTACATATTGGGAATGCTAGAACGGCTCTTTTCAACTATTTGTTCGCCCGCAGCCAAGGCGGCAAATTTATTATTCGAATCGAAGATACGGATCAAAAGCGTAATGTAGAGGGCGGAGAAGAAAGTCAGCTTCGCCACCTGCAATGGCTCGGTATTGATTGGGATGAGAGCATTGATAAAGATGGCGGCTACGGTCCTTACAGACAATCAGAACGTAATGATATTTACAAAAAATATTATGACGAGCTGCTAGAGAAAGATTTGGCATATAAGTGCTATTGTACGGCTGAAGAACTAGAGGAAGAGCGAGAAGCACAAATTGCCCGCAGTGAAATGCCTCGATATTCTGGTAAATGTAGTCATTTATCAAAGGAAGAAGAGGACAAGCTGATTGCTGAAGGAAGAGAGCCAAGCATCCGCTTCCGAGTACCAAAAGGAGAAATTATCAAATTTGACGACATGGTCAAAGGTGATATTTCATTTGAAACAGACGGCATCGGTGACTTTGTTATTGTGAAAAAAGATGGCACGCCAACTTATAATTTCGCTGTAGCAGTGGATGATCATTTGATGAAAATGACTCACATTCTTCGCGGAGAAGATCACATTTCGAATACGCCTAAACAAATCATGATCTTCAATGCATTTGGCTGGGACGTCCCACTATTCGGACATATGACGCTAATTGTGAACGAAAACCGTAAAAAATTAAGTAAACGTGATGAATCCATTATTCAATTCATCGAGCAATATAAAAACTTGGGCTATTTACCAGAAGCCTTGTTCAACTTCATTGCTCTACTTGGATGGTCTCCAGTCGGCGAAGAAGAACTATTTACAAAAGAGCAATTCATCGACATTTTCGATGTAAACCGACTTTCTAAGTCACCAGCTCTATTCGATATGCATAAACTAAAATGGGTGAATAACCAATACGTGAAGGCACTTGATCTTGATCAGGTTGTTGCGTTAACACTTCCGCATCTTCAAAAGGCAGGCAAGGTAAGCGAGCAGCTGTCAGACGAAGAAAACACGTGGGTACGCAAGCTTATTTCTCTGTATCACGAACAATTAAGCTATGGAGCAGAAATTGTTGAGTTGACAGAGTTGTTCTTTAAGGAGCAAATTGAGTATAATCAAGAGGCGAAGGAAGTTTTAGCAGAGGAGCAAGTACCAGAAGTTATGTCATCGTTCGCTGGTCAGCTTGAACGACTTGAGTCTTTCACTCCAGATGAAATCAAGGCTGCTATTAAAGCGGTACAAAAAGAAACAGGGCATAAAGGCAAGAAACTATTCATGCCAATTCGTGTGGCTGTCACAGGACAAACGCATGGCCCGGAACTTCCGCAAAGTATTGAACTACTAGGTAAAGAAACGGTACTAAACCGCATTAAGCAAATATAAGGAAATCGTTGCGAGGGAGAAGTACAATGTTTTCGTCCATCACAGAAAGAGTCTTCACCGGCTGAAAGAGACTTATGGGCAGACGTTGGAAATGCACCCTCAAGACCCTTGAGGAACACAAGTACGTTAGTATGCAAGGGCGGTACCCTCCGTTATGGGATTAAGTTGAGAAGGCTGCAAAATAGGGGCATTCTAAACAGAGTGGAACCGCGTTTTCAAAACGTCTCTGTCATATGGCAGAGGCGTTTTTTATTTGTCCAAAAAAGAGAGCAAGTCCTAAGAGAGATTGATGGGGAAGAACGGGGGGAGCATGTGTTTTTCAAAATGCTGAAAGAAGATATTGATACTGTGTTTGATCAAGATCCTGCTGCTAGAAGCTATATTGAAGTAGTGCTAACCTATTCAGGGCTTCATGCGATTTGGGCACATCGTATCGCGCACGCATTTTATAAGCGGAAGCTATTTTTTCTTGCGCGGATCATTTCTCAGGTCAGCCGATTTTTTACAGGGGTGGAGATTCACCCTGCGGCAACCATTGGAAGGCGCTTCTTCATTGACCACGGCATGGGAGTGGTGATTGGGGAAACATGTGAAATTGGAGACAACGTCACTGTTTTCCAAGGCGTGACATTAGGGGGAACAGGGAAAGAAAAGGGAAAGCGGCACCCAACCATTTTAGACGATGCCCTTATTGCGACAGGTGCAAAGGTGCTTGGTTCCATCACAGTTGGAAAAGGGGCCAAGATTGGTGCAGGGTCGGTCGTGTTAAAGAATGTACCCGACCATTCCACCGTTGTTGGTATACCCGGGCGAGTCGTCGTTCAAAATGGAAAGAAAATCAATCGTGATCTCAATCATCAAGATTTGCCAGATCCAATTTCCGATCGTTTCAAAGAATTGGAACGAGAAATGGAAAAGCTAAAAGGTGAGCTGGCTTCATTGAGCAGAAAGGAAGAACAATCATGACAATCAATATTTATAATACATTGACACGTAAGAAGGAAGAATTCATCCCGCTTGAACCAGGAAAGGTCAAGATGTATGTGTGTGGACCTACCGTTTATAACTACATTCATATCGGGAATGCAAGACCTGCTATTGTTTATGACACTGTACGTAAGTATTTAGAATACAGCGGCTATGATGTGAATTTTGTCTCAAACTTTACAGATGTGGATGATAAACTTATCAAAGCAGCCAATGAACTCGGAGAAGATGTTCCGACGATTGCTGACCGCTTTATCCAAGCCTACTTTGAAGACGTCAGTGCACTAGGCTGCAAAAAAGCAGACCTTCACCCGCGAGTGACGGAAAATATGGATGATATCATTGCGTTTATTGCGACATTGATTGAAAAAGGCTACGCCTATGAAGCAGATGGTGACGTGTATTACAGTACACGCTCATTTGAAGGCTACGGAAAGCTTTCTCACCAGTCGATTGATGAGCTGAAGACAGGTGCTCGTATTCGTGTAGGTGAGAAGAAACGAGATGCACTAGATTTTGCTCTATGGAAGGCTGCAAAGGATCAAGAGATCTCATGGGATAGCCCGTGGGGAGAAGGACGCCCGGGTTGGCACATCGAGTGCTCAGCCATGGTCAAAAAATATTTAGGTGATACGATTGATATTCATGCCGGCGGACAGGATTTAACATTCCCTCACCATGAGAATGAAATTGCTCAATCTGAGGCTTTGACAGGGAAACCTTTTGCGAAGTATTGGATGCATAACGGGTATATTAATATTGAGAATGAGAAAATGTCAAAATCACTTGGCAATTTTGTACTCGTACATGACATTGTAAAAGAACAAGATCCTGATGTACTTCGCTTCTTTATGTTGTCGGTTCACTATCGTCATCCAATTAACTACTCCATGGATTTACTAGAGAGTACAAAGAGTGCGTTTAACAGGCTCAAAACGTCGTATGCTAATTTACATCATCGCCTTGAGAGCAGCACGAATATTACTGAAGACAATGCTGAATGGCTAGCGAAGATTGATGAGCAGCGTGCGACATTTATTTCTGAAATGAATGATGACTTCAATACGGCAAATGCGATCTCTGTTTTATTCGAACTAGCGAAACAGTCGAATTATTATATGGAAAATGATCATACTTCGGAGGAAGTGATCAATGCGTTTATTGGCTTATTCCAAGAAATCACGTCTGTTCTTGGCTTCTCATTAGCAGAAAAGCATACGCTTGACGAAGAAGTAGAAGCGTTAATTGAAAAACGCAATGAGGCTAGAAGAAATCGTGACTTTGCGCTGTCTGATCAAATTCGTGACCAGTTAAAGAGCATGAATATTGTATTAGAGGACACTCCTCAAGGTACTCGTTGGAAAAGAGGAGAATAGGTCATGCTGAATTTTGAAAAGGTGAAAGACGGTAAGCAGTTGAACGGACTTGCACTTGCTTATATGGGTGATGCCATTTTTGAAGTCTATGTAAGGCATCACCTCCTCCAAACGGGGGCGACAAAACCAAACGAACTGCACAAGCGAGCTAGTAAGATTGTGTCAGCTAAATCTCAGGCGGCTATTTTGTTTACGCTTCAGCAGCAAGGCTTTTTCACTGAAGCAGAAGAAGCGGTGCTGAAAAGAGGAAGAAATGCGAAATCAGGCACAGTGCCTAAAAACACAGACGTTCAAACGTATCGTTATAGTACGGCGATTGAAGCGCTCATGGGTTATTTATTTATTGAAAAGCAGGACGAACGCTTAGAAGAGCTGATTAGTCAGGCGATTGAAATCGGAACGTCAGGGAGGAAGACAAATGAGTCAGCAACATGATTATGTGATTGGGAAAAATGCAGTGATTGAGACACTGAAGTCAGATCGGGAGTTATACAAGCTCTGGATGGCAGAAAACACTGTAAAAGGACAAGCCCAGCAGGTCATTGAACTCGCTAAAAAGCAAAATATCACCATTCAGTATGTTCCGAGGAAAAAGCTTGATCAAATGGTAACAGGTCAGCACCAGGGAATCGTTGCACAAGTAGCGGCATATGAATATGCAGAGTTGGACGATCTGTATCAAATCGCCGAAAAGCGGAATGAACATCCATTTTTTCTTATTTTAGATGAAATTGAAGACCCGCATAATTTAGGATCCATTATGCGTACGGCAGATGCTGTAGGTGCACATGGGATTGTCATTCCGAAAAGGAGAGCGGTCGGCCTAACGACAACCGTTGCCAAAGCTTCCACTGGGGCAATTGAACATATTCCTGTTGCCAAAGTGACCAATCTTTCAAGAGCTCTTGATGAGATGAAAGAAAGAGGAATCTGGGTCGCGGGAACAGATGCGTCTGCTAAACAGGATTACAGACAATTTGATGGCACAATGCCGCTTGCTCTTGTGATCGGCAGTGAAGGAAAAGGGATTGGTCGATTGATCAAGGAAAAGTGTGATTTTCTAATTAAGCTGCCTATGGCCGGGAAGGTTACGTCGTTAAACGCATCAGTTGCCGCTGGTCTATTGATGTATGAAGTGTATCGAAAACGTTATCCGTTAGGAGAATAGAGATGGATATCCTCTTAGTCGATGGATACAACATGATAGGTGCATGGCCTAGGCTGCAGCACTTAAAGGAAAACAGCTTTGAAGAAGCCAGAGACGTACTGATTCAAAATTTAGCAGAATATCAAGCATACACAGGGTATCGAGTCATTGTCGTATTCGATGCCCATATGGTCAAAGGAATTGAAAAAAAGCGGATCAACCACCGAGTAGAGGTCATCTTTACAAGAGAAAATGAAACAGCTGATGAGCGGATTGAAAAGCTGGCGCAGGATTTGAATAATATTCGGACACAAATTCATGTGGCGACCTCAGACTTCACAGAACAGTGGGCAATTTTTGGACAGGGAGCTCTTCGGAAGTCGGCTCGGGAGCTTTTAAGAGAGATTGAAGTGATAGAACGAAAGATTGAGACGAGAGTCAAAAAGATTACTTCTGATAAACCAGTATCTAAGATTGAATTGTCAGAAGATGTATTGAAAACGTTTGAAAAATGGCGGCGGGGAAATCTGGATTAGCTTGACGATATTTCAACCAATAATGTATAATATTTCTATCTAGGTGCGGTCGGGGGGATCGAAGTGAATCTAAACAACAGCAAGGGTAAGTCCATCAGAGAGCAATTTTGCCAGTTGGAAGATGAACAAGTCATTGAAAGGGTTCATGTCGGAGATAGTGATGCGCTAGATTATTTAATAACGAAATACCGCAATTTTGTACGTGCGAAAGCAAGATCTTATTTCTTGATTGGAGCGGATCGCGAGGACATTGTCCAAGAGGGGATGATCGGACTTTATAAGTCTATCCGCGATTTCAGAGAGGACAAGCTTACTTCATTTAAGGCTTTTGCAGAATTATGTATTACCCGCCAAATTATCACCGCAATCAAAACAGCTACTCGCCAAAAACACATCCCGTTAAATTCCTATGTATCATTAGACAAGCCAATATATGACGAAGAATCGGACAGAACATTGTTGGACGTCATTTCCGGTGCTAAAGCGCTTAACCCAGAAGATTTAATCATTAGCAAAGAAGAATTTGATGATATCGAAATGAAAATGGGTGAACTACTAAGCGAGCTGGAAAGAAAGGTGCTTGTGCTTTATCTTGATGGCAGATCCTATCAAGAGATTTCTGAAGATTTAAACCGTCATGTGAAATCAATTGATAACGCACTCCAAAGAGTAAAGAGAAAATTAGAGAAATATTTAGAGCTTCGCGAGATTAGTCTGTAATCAAACCTATATTGACAGCTTTTTCGACACTGTGATAAGGTACTAAGGAAATGATGTCGAGAAAATAGGTGTAAATATGAGGAAAAAGATTACTCTAGCCTGTAAAGACTGCGGAAGCCGTAATTATACGACAATGAAAAGTGTTGCTTCAGCAGCTGAAAGATTAGAAGTTAAGAAATATTGCAAGACTTGTAATTCACATAAAACACATTTAGAAACGAAGTAAGATTTGCGTTCTTTAATCTGTGGAGGTCTTTTACATGCGTATTATCAGTTTCTTAAAAAGTGTCGGGAAAGAAATGAAAAAGGTCAGCTGGCCAAAGAAAAACGAAATGGTCCGCTACACGATCACTGTTATTTTAACAGTCGTATTCTTTGCAATCTTTTTCTCTTTTCTTGATATAGGAATCTCACAATTAATCGAATTAATTCATTAATACTTGAATAA
Coding sequences:
- the gltX gene encoding glutamate--tRNA ligase: MGNEVRVRYAPSPTGHLHIGNARTALFNYLFARSQGGKFIIRIEDTDQKRNVEGGEESQLRHLQWLGIDWDESIDKDGGYGPYRQSERNDIYKKYYDELLEKDLAYKCYCTAEELEEEREAQIARSEMPRYSGKCSHLSKEEEDKLIAEGREPSIRFRVPKGEIIKFDDMVKGDISFETDGIGDFVIVKKDGTPTYNFAVAVDDHLMKMTHILRGEDHISNTPKQIMIFNAFGWDVPLFGHMTLIVNENRKKLSKRDESIIQFIEQYKNLGYLPEALFNFIALLGWSPVGEEELFTKEQFIDIFDVNRLSKSPALFDMHKLKWVNNQYVKALDLDQVVALTLPHLQKAGKVSEQLSDEENTWVRKLISLYHEQLSYGAEIVELTELFFKEQIEYNQEAKEVLAEEQVPEVMSSFAGQLERLESFTPDEIKAAIKAVQKETGHKGKKLFMPIRVAVTGQTHGPELPQSIELLGKETVLNRIKQI
- the cysE gene encoding serine O-acetyltransferase — protein: MFFKMLKEDIDTVFDQDPAARSYIEVVLTYSGLHAIWAHRIAHAFYKRKLFFLARIISQVSRFFTGVEIHPAATIGRRFFIDHGMGVVIGETCEIGDNVTVFQGVTLGGTGKEKGKRHPTILDDALIATGAKVLGSITVGKGAKIGAGSVVLKNVPDHSTVVGIPGRVVVQNGKKINRDLNHQDLPDPISDRFKELEREMEKLKGELASLSRKEEQS
- the cysS gene encoding cysteine--tRNA ligase: MTINIYNTLTRKKEEFIPLEPGKVKMYVCGPTVYNYIHIGNARPAIVYDTVRKYLEYSGYDVNFVSNFTDVDDKLIKAANELGEDVPTIADRFIQAYFEDVSALGCKKADLHPRVTENMDDIIAFIATLIEKGYAYEADGDVYYSTRSFEGYGKLSHQSIDELKTGARIRVGEKKRDALDFALWKAAKDQEISWDSPWGEGRPGWHIECSAMVKKYLGDTIDIHAGGQDLTFPHHENEIAQSEALTGKPFAKYWMHNGYINIENEKMSKSLGNFVLVHDIVKEQDPDVLRFFMLSVHYRHPINYSMDLLESTKSAFNRLKTSYANLHHRLESSTNITEDNAEWLAKIDEQRATFISEMNDDFNTANAISVLFELAKQSNYYMENDHTSEEVINAFIGLFQEITSVLGFSLAEKHTLDEEVEALIEKRNEARRNRDFALSDQIRDQLKSMNIVLEDTPQGTRWKRGE
- a CDS encoding Mini-ribonuclease 3, giving the protein MLNFEKVKDGKQLNGLALAYMGDAIFEVYVRHHLLQTGATKPNELHKRASKIVSAKSQAAILFTLQQQGFFTEAEEAVLKRGRNAKSGTVPKNTDVQTYRYSTAIEALMGYLFIEKQDERLEELISQAIEIGTSGRKTNESAT
- the rlmB gene encoding 23S rRNA (guanosine(2251)-2'-O)-methyltransferase RlmB, encoding MSQQHDYVIGKNAVIETLKSDRELYKLWMAENTVKGQAQQVIELAKKQNITIQYVPRKKLDQMVTGQHQGIVAQVAAYEYAELDDLYQIAEKRNEHPFFLILDEIEDPHNLGSIMRTADAVGAHGIVIPKRRAVGLTTTVAKASTGAIEHIPVAKVTNLSRALDEMKERGIWVAGTDASAKQDYRQFDGTMPLALVIGSEGKGIGRLIKEKCDFLIKLPMAGKVTSLNASVAAGLLMYEVYRKRYPLGE
- the rae1 gene encoding ribosome-dependent mRNA decay endonuclease Rae1/YacP, with amino-acid sequence MDILLVDGYNMIGAWPRLQHLKENSFEEARDVLIQNLAEYQAYTGYRVIVVFDAHMVKGIEKKRINHRVEVIFTRENETADERIEKLAQDLNNIRTQIHVATSDFTEQWAIFGQGALRKSARELLREIEVIERKIETRVKKITSDKPVSKIELSEDVLKTFEKWRRGNLD
- the sigH gene encoding RNA polymerase sporulation sigma factor SigH, coding for MNLNNSKGKSIREQFCQLEDEQVIERVHVGDSDALDYLITKYRNFVRAKARSYFLIGADREDIVQEGMIGLYKSIRDFREDKLTSFKAFAELCITRQIITAIKTATRQKHIPLNSYVSLDKPIYDEESDRTLLDVISGAKALNPEDLIISKEEFDDIEMKMGELLSELERKVLVLYLDGRSYQEISEDLNRHVKSIDNALQRVKRKLEKYLELREISL
- the rpmG gene encoding 50S ribosomal protein L33 → MRKKITLACKDCGSRNYTTMKSVASAAERLEVKKYCKTCNSHKTHLETK
- the secE gene encoding preprotein translocase subunit SecE, which gives rise to MRIISFLKSVGKEMKKVSWPKKNEMVRYTITVILTVVFFAIFFSFLDIGISQLIELIH